A single window of Amphiura filiformis chromosome 17, Afil_fr2py, whole genome shotgun sequence DNA harbors:
- the LOC140137946 gene encoding uncharacterized protein isoform X4: MRYIQNVELREWVKESLRKTIFQKAHALSIQTGCEILVKLHDAADVTSHQYYATGSLHSAYKGNTLHKHPKDKLVSGDTGLPQIDYVDQAIQSGYADEHLSEADDGQVGKLDSFTQSQNQFDSQSVFDSKDQQTVLPLHLTVSNEPSCDESENKETSERELSTDNGQLPEGVQIKVEKEDNESEGTTCMISETLDTNTQSTEPVSFHDLQDDLPMDTTGVISTDSLQGEEASVGTFSMPMSPKPYQCALCQKAFRSVQVLQKHTQTFHFRGQGSSGSSFRGRGRGYASSSSLKRYQCVMCSRSFPHPDLLQDHMSRSHMGSPAMQQLASQSQPSDLFPPNSSAESSSLGSQSQGPFHLTASSDQSQPSTSGVLSQSWTGTPSTPIFAPQKRKLGGMSSYRFPRPGRPGALGSPANKGQGTSPKKKIKSSSSISTSPVVATIVKPEHVIRNVLLMPGPVTTHRSFHRANSRFGLQKQHYDAAVSTLCEGTFGTLVEIKNARNNKATMIS; the protein is encoded by the exons GCACATGCTTTGTCCATCCAAACCGGCTGTGAGATACTGGTCAAACTTCATGATGCCGCCGATGTCACCAGCCATCAGTATTATGCTACAGGCAGTCTACATAGTGCGTACAAAGGCAACACCCTACACAAACATCCCAAAGACAAACTAGTATCCGGTGATACCGGATTGCCGCAGATCGATTACGTCGATCAAGCCATCCAAAGTGGATATGCCGATGAACATTTATCTGAAGCTGACGATGGACAGGTGGGAAAGCTTGATTCTTTCACTCAAAGTCAAAATCAGTTCGATAGTCAAAGTGTGTTTGATAGTAAAGATCAACAGACAGTTCTTCCTTTACATTTAACTGTATCAAATGAACCATCTTGTGACGAGTCTGAGAACAAAGAAACCTCAGAAAGAGAACTTTCTACTGATAATGGACAACTTCCAGAAGGTGTACAAATTAAAGTGGAAAAGGAAGACAATGAATCAGAAGGTACCACTTGTATGATAAGTGAGACTCTGGATACGAACACACAGAGTACAGAACCAGTATCTTTTCATGATCTTCAGGATGATCTACCTATGGATACAACAGGTGTCATTTCAACTGACTCATTGCAAGGAGAGGAAGCTTCAGTGGGTACATTCTCAATGCCAATGTCACCCAAACCATATCAATGTGCTTTGTGCCAAAAGGCATTCCGTAGTGTACAGGTACTACAGAAACACACACAGACATTCCATTTTAGAGGTCAAGGGTCATCAGGCTCATCATTTCGTGGCAGAGGCAGAGGTTATGCATCGTCATCATCGTTGAAGAG GTATCAATGTGTAATGTGCAGCAGATCATTCCCACACCCCGATCTTCTGCAAGACCACATGTCCCGGTCTCACATGGGATCACCAGCCATGCAGCAACTCGCATCTCAGTCCCAACCTTCGGATTTGTTCCCTCCTAACAGTTCTGCAGAGTCGTCATCTTTAGGAAGCCAATCTCAAGGCCCATTCCACCTTACAGCTTCATCAGATCAATCACAACCATCTACATCAGGGGTATTGTCTCAATCATGGACAGGTACCCCCTCCACTCCTATCTTTGCCCCTCAAAAGAGAAAGCTAGGAGGAATGTCATCTTACAGATTTCCTCGTCCAGGAAGGCCGGGAGCATTAGGGTCACCTGCAAATAAAGGACAAGGAACCTCACCTAAG aaaaaaatcaaatctTCATCAAGTATTTCTACATCTCCAGTAGTAGCCACAATAGTCAAACCAGAGCATGTGATTCGTAATGTACTGTTGATGCCAGGGCCAGTGACTACTCACAGATCATTTCACCGTGCAAACTCCAGGTTTGGATTGCAAAAACAACACTACGACGCTGCAGTATCGACTCTATGTGAAGGAACATTTGGGACGTTAGTGGAAATCAAAAACGCCCGCAATAACAAGGCGACAATGATATCGTGA